Below is a genomic region from Thermodesulfobacteriota bacterium.
GTCTTGGAGATCTTCTTCGATTCGAGGCGGCTGCGGCTCAGCATGTTCAGGAAGTCGGTGTTCCCCCCCGTGTTGAGCTGGTACGTCCTCCGGATGCGGACGCCGCGTTCCGAGAACAGGCGCGACAGCTCCCGGTGGACGATCGTCGCCCCGAGTTGAGACTTCACGTCGTCGCCGATGATCGGGATGCGGGCCCGGCGGAACCGCTCGGCCCATTCCGGATCGGACGCGATGAAGACGGGGATGCAGTTGACGAGGCTGACGCCCGCGCGCAGGCACGCCTCCGCGTAGTGGCGGGTCGCCGCCCCGGACCCCACCGGAAGGTAGTTCACGAGGATCTCGGCGCCCGAGTCGCGCAGAACGCGCTCCACGTCGCAGGGGCTTTCGGAGGAGGGCAGGAACGTCTTGTCGTCGGGGTAGTCGGCCATGTGGCGGGCGACGCCGTCGAGGACGGGACCCATCCGGACGACCGGCCCGCCTTCGGGCATCTTTTCCACGAACCGCTTCGTGCAGTTCGGAGGCGAGAAGATCGCTTTGTATACCGGACTCCCGACCTTCCGGCGGTCGATGTCGAACGCCGCCGCGACTTCGACGTCGCCCGGCAGGTACCCGCCGACGTCCGGGCTCATCAGCCCCGCGACGAACGCATCGGGCGGCCGCGGGCCGCCGTTCCGATAGTATTCGATCCCCTGCAGCAGCGCGCTGCAGCAGTTTCCCACCCCGGCGATCGCGATACGGATCTTTCCCATGGTTCCATCATCTCCGCGGATATCAGATGCGTGATTGACACTAATGATTCAGAAATATTATCATTTTTCAATGCAGATCGAGAAGGGCATCGACAAGGTCGTCATGACTCTCCGGGTCATGATCCTCGATAAGCCCGGGTATTTCGGCAAGTTCGCCTCCGCGATCGGCAACGTGGGGGCCTCCCTCGCGGACATCAAGCTCGTCCAGTTCGGCAACGAATACAACACCCGCGACGTCACGATCTTCGCCGACAACGAGGCGCAGTTCCGAAAGGTTCAGGAGGAGCTGGGGAAGGTCGAAGGCGTCATCGTCTCGGAAGTCATCGACCCCGTGCTCGAGCTGCACCGCGGCGGCAAGATCGGCGTCCGCTCGCGGGTGAAGCTCGACAGCATCTCCACCGTCCGCAAGATCTACACGCCGGGGGTGGCCAAGGTCTGCAAGCTCATCGAGGCCGACCCCGCCCTGGCGCACAGGTACACCTCCATCTACAACACCGTGGCGATCGTCACGAACGGCACGGCGATCTTAGGCCTGGGGGACATCGGCCCCGTCGCGGGCATGCCGGTGATGGAAGGGAAGGCGGCGCTCTTCGAGTCGCTGGTGGGGGTCAACGGCGTCCCGATCCTCCTCCGCTCGAAGGACCCCGAGGAGATCGTCCGCACCGTCGCGGCGATCGCGCCCACCTTCGGGGCGGTCCAGATCGAGGACATCAAGGCGCCCGAATGCTTCCTGGTGGAAGACCGCCTCTCCTCGATGCTCGAGATCCCCGTCCTCCACGACGACCAGCACGGCACCTCCGTCGTCGTCCTCGCGGTGCTGTTCAACATCGCGGACCAGGTCGGGGTGAAGGTGAAGGACGACGCGATCGGCCTCATCGGCCTGGGCGCCGCCGGCATCGGGATCGCCAAGCTGCTGAAGGCCTACGGCGTGCGGAAGCTGCTGGGGAACGACATCAATCCCGGAGCGCTGGAGATCTTCGCGAAACAGGGCGGCAAGGGCGGCTCGCTCGAGGAGGTCATGTCCGGCTCCGACATCGTCATCGCCACGACGGGCAAGGCCGGGCTCATCAGGAAGGAAATGGTCCGCAAGGGGCAGGTGATCCTCGCCCTGTCCAATCCCAATCCCGAGATCACGGTCGACGACGCGCGCGGCGCGGGGGCTTCCTTCGCCATGGACGGCCGCAGCGTCAACAACGCGCTGGCGTTCCCCGGCGTGTTCCGCGGCGCGCTCGATGCGAGGGCCACCCGGATCAACAACCGGATGCTGTACGCGGCCGCGAAGGCCATCAAGTCATGCACCCCCAAGGGGGAGCTGCTCCCCTCCATCCTCGACCGCGACATGCACGCCGCCGTGGCGGACGCGGTCCGGCGCGTCGCCTTCGAGACCGGAGTCGCCGCGCCCCGCACGGAAGAGACCGAAGAGCCGTAAGTCCCCATGGACCCGTCGGTGATCCGCGGAATCCTCCTGGCGATCGTCGCGTACCTCCTCGGGTCCGTCCCGTTCGGCCTGGTCGTGGCCCGGTTCTTCGACCGGGGGGTCGACATCCGGAAGACCGGCTCGGGCAACATCGGGGCGACGAACGTGGCGCGCGCCGTCGGCAAGGGCGCGGGCGCCCTGACGCTTTTGCTCGACGCGGGCAAGGCCGTGCTCGCCCTCGCGCTGGTGCAGTTCGCGATGGGGGAATCCGCCCATGGCTGGCTCGCCCTCGCGGGGGGGGCCGTCTTCCTCGGGCACATCTTCCCGGTCTGGCTGCGCTTCAAGGGAGGGAAAGGGGTGGCGACCGCGCTGGGGGTCGTGGCGTTCCTCTCCCCCGTGACGGTGTTCGTGCTGCTGGTCCTTTTCGGAGCGGTGGTCTACTTCACGCGGTACGTGTCGCTCGGCTCGCTCTGCGCCGCCGTCGGGCTCCCGGTCACGATGGCGGTCCTCGAAGGGCCGCGTTCCTACCTGAACCTGTCGCTGCTGATCGCGTTCCTGGTGTTCTACACCCACCGGCAGAACATCCACCGCCTCCTCGCAGGAGAGGAGCCGAAGTTCGGAGTGCCTAAGAAATAGGCACGCGCTGATCGTGAATCGGGCATTCTCCCCCGGCGGTCGGGGAACGCGCTCCGTCGGCCGAAGCCCTTTCTTCCGCATATCCTGGCGTCGTTCCAACGGATTCCGTTACGCGCTCCGCGCCTTCCGCCCCATGCCCGGCATTGGCACGCCCGTTGCTCCATGGGTAACGGGAGGGAGGTGAATCCATGAAAAAGATCGAGGCCATCATCAAGCCGTTCAAGCTCGACGAGGTGAAGGAATCCCTCAACGACATCGGCATCCAGGGGATGACGGTGACGGAGGTCAAGGGGTTCGGCCGCCAGAAGGGGCACACCGAGCTGTACCGCGGCGCCGAGTACGTCGTGGATTTTCTTCCGAAGATCAAGATCGAGATCATCGTCCCCGACGACCTCGTCGCGCAGGTGGTTGAGGTCGTGGAGAAGACGGCCCGCACCGGGCGCATCGGGGACGGGAAGATCTTCGTCATGAACGTCGAGGAGGTCGTCCGGATCCGCACGGGGGAGCGCGGCCACGACGCCTTCTGACCGTTCCGGAATCATCGGGGTTCCACAAAATATCCAGGAGGAAGCGCAATGAATGCGAAGGAAGCCTTGGCGTTCGCCAAGAGCAACAACGTCGAGATGGTGGACCTGAAGTTCATGGACTTCATCGGGACCTGGCAGCACTTCGCCGTGCCCGTGTACGAGCTCAGCGAGGACAGTTTCGAGGAAGGGTTCGGCTTCGACGGCTCGTCGATCCGCGGCTGGCAGCCGATCCACGCCTCCGACATGCTGGTCATCCCCGAGGCGGACACGGCGGTCATGGACCCGTTCATCAAGCGGCCGACCCTTTCCCTGATCTGCAACATCGTCGATCCGATCACCAAGGAGAACTACACCCGCGACCCGCGCAACATCGCGCGGAAGGCGGAGGCGTACCTCAAGTCCACCGGGATCGCCGACACGGCGTTCTTCGGCCCCGAGGCGGAGTTCTTCATCTTCGACGACATCCGCTACGCCACCGGTTCCAACTACGGCTACTACTACATCGACTCCGATGAAGGGACCTGGAACAGCGGCCGGGACGAGAAGCCGAACCTGGGTTACAAGCCGCGCCACAAGG
It encodes:
- a CDS encoding inositol-3-phosphate synthase, with the translated sequence MGKIRIAIAGVGNCCSALLQGIEYYRNGGPRPPDAFVAGLMSPDVGGYLPGDVEVAAAFDIDRRKVGSPVYKAIFSPPNCTKRFVEKMPEGGPVVRMGPVLDGVARHMADYPDDKTFLPSSESPCDVERVLRDSGAEILVNYLPVGSGAATRHYAEACLRAGVSLVNCIPVFIASDPEWAERFRRARIPIIGDDVKSQLGATIVHRELSRLFSERGVRIRRTYQLNTGGNTDFLNMLSRSRLESKKISKTEAVTSALSHGIEPDDVHIGPSDYVPWQKDNKLCFLRIEGEGFGGLPIEVELRLSVTDSPNSAGVGIDAIRYCRLGRDMGLSGPMPAPSAYFMKHPPAQHSEDDARRELEEIIADYRTWKRTREAPPTPPCTSPT
- a CDS encoding malic enzyme-like NAD(P)-binding protein; the protein is MTLRVMILDKPGYFGKFASAIGNVGASLADIKLVQFGNEYNTRDVTIFADNEAQFRKVQEELGKVEGVIVSEVIDPVLELHRGGKIGVRSRVKLDSISTVRKIYTPGVAKVCKLIEADPALAHRYTSIYNTVAIVTNGTAILGLGDIGPVAGMPVMEGKAALFESLVGVNGVPILLRSKDPEEIVRTVAAIAPTFGAVQIEDIKAPECFLVEDRLSSMLEIPVLHDDQHGTSVVVLAVLFNIADQVGVKVKDDAIGLIGLGAAGIGIAKLLKAYGVRKLLGNDINPGALEIFAKQGGKGGSLEEVMSGSDIVIATTGKAGLIRKEMVRKGQVILALSNPNPEITVDDARGAGASFAMDGRSVNNALAFPGVFRGALDARATRINNRMLYAAAKAIKSCTPKGELLPSILDRDMHAAVADAVRRVAFETGVAAPRTEETEEP
- the plsY gene encoding glycerol-3-phosphate 1-O-acyltransferase PlsY; this translates as MDPSVIRGILLAIVAYLLGSVPFGLVVARFFDRGVDIRKTGSGNIGATNVARAVGKGAGALTLLLDAGKAVLALALVQFAMGESAHGWLALAGGAVFLGHIFPVWLRFKGGKGVATALGVVAFLSPVTVFVLLVLFGAVVYFTRYVSLGSLCAAVGLPVTMAVLEGPRSYLNLSLLIAFLVFYTHRQNIHRLLAGEEPKFGVPKK
- a CDS encoding P-II family nitrogen regulator, whose amino-acid sequence is MKKIEAIIKPFKLDEVKESLNDIGIQGMTVTEVKGFGRQKGHTELYRGAEYVVDFLPKIKIEIIVPDDLVAQVVEVVEKTARTGRIGDGKIFVMNVEEVVRIRTGERGHDAF